In Candidatus Krumholzibacteriota bacterium, the following are encoded in one genomic region:
- a CDS encoding bifunctional (p)ppGpp synthetase/guanosine-3',5'-bis(diphosphate) 3'-pyrophosphohydrolase, which translates to MKRSAEQETLDRLFDETVSTVRGLDDEGREALERAYRFAARAHEGQSRLSGAPFITHGLEVARILATMGLDSSTVAAGLLHDVVEDTEIGLDEIGKEFGPEIAGLVDGMTKIGRLRFSSPEERQAEAARRMLVSMARDVRVIFIKLADRLHNMRTLEHLPQDRILEIARETMEIYAPLAHRLGAARIRSELEDLAFRFLEPETFARVSGLVRERTADGAAVVEAFRRPIEERLREHGIDAVITSRVKHVYSIWRKMVSKQVRFDRIDDILAIRIIVPTISDCYLTLEIVHAIYQPLDDRFHDFIASPKGNMYQSLHTTVVDGEGRRIEMQIRTREMDIVARYGLAAHWRYKEKDTSMPGWERWTELFNRAVGDQLEISDPN; encoded by the coding sequence GTGAAGAGATCCGCCGAACAGGAGACGCTCGACCGTCTCTTCGACGAGACGGTCTCGACGGTGCGCGGCCTCGACGACGAGGGACGCGAGGCCCTCGAACGGGCGTACCGTTTCGCCGCCCGGGCGCACGAGGGCCAGAGCCGCCTCTCGGGCGCTCCCTTCATCACGCACGGACTCGAGGTGGCGCGCATCCTCGCGACGATGGGGCTCGACTCGAGCACCGTCGCGGCGGGACTGCTTCACGACGTCGTCGAGGACACCGAGATCGGCCTCGACGAGATCGGGAAGGAGTTCGGTCCGGAGATCGCCGGCCTCGTCGACGGCATGACCAAGATCGGACGGCTCCGCTTCTCTTCACCAGAGGAGCGTCAGGCGGAGGCGGCCAGGCGGATGCTCGTCTCGATGGCCCGCGACGTCCGCGTCATCTTCATCAAGCTCGCCGATCGCCTGCACAACATGCGCACGCTGGAACACCTGCCGCAGGACCGGATCCTCGAGATCGCGAGGGAGACGATGGAGATCTACGCGCCGCTCGCGCATCGGCTGGGCGCCGCCCGGATCAGGAGCGAGCTCGAGGATCTCGCCTTCCGCTTCCTCGAGCCGGAGACCTTCGCGCGCGTCAGCGGACTCGTCCGCGAGAGGACGGCGGACGGGGCGGCGGTCGTCGAAGCCTTCAGGCGGCCGATCGAGGAGCGGCTCCGTGAACACGGCATCGATGCGGTCATCACCTCCCGCGTCAAGCACGTGTACAGCATCTGGCGGAAAATGGTCTCCAAGCAGGTGCGGTTCGACCGGATCGACGATATCCTCGCGATACGCATCATCGTGCCGACGATCAGCGATTGCTATCTCACCCTCGAGATCGTGCATGCGATCTACCAGCCCCTGGACGACCGGTTCCACGATTTCATCGCCTCGCCCAAGGGCAACATGTACCAGTCGCTGCACACCACCGTCGTCGACGGCGAGGGGCGCCGGATCGAGATGCAGATCAGGACGCGCGAGATGGATATCGTCGCCCGCTACGGGCTTGCGGCCCACTGGCGCTACAAGGAGAAGGATACGTCCATGCCCGGCTGGGAGCGATGGACGGAGCTGTTCAACCGGGCGGTCGGCGACCAGCTCGAGATCTCCGATCCAAAC